In Flavobacterium okayamense, a single window of DNA contains:
- a CDS encoding peptidylprolyl isomerase — protein sequence MKRILTILFLITFSNMFAQDIDLSKVNSMSDAQVFIKDNPNVFAMIEYIPTTKDSIAFYKDQINIKKEREQQKFLEAKPIVEMKLNYIFFDGSQLSKDAIDVKRNEILELYKKGATSDELVAEFTMDRNVKPGGNFGWIDELGVESTFREAVKKHKKGDVFTVDVPDKNWYYIVFKLYDDIEKVALHYLKIQYF from the coding sequence ATGAAACGAATTTTAACAATACTATTTTTGATTACATTTTCAAATATGTTTGCGCAAGACATTGATTTAAGTAAAGTAAATTCAATGTCAGATGCCCAAGTTTTTATTAAAGACAATCCAAATGTATTTGCAATGATAGAATACATTCCTACTACAAAAGATAGTATAGCATTTTATAAAGATCAAATAAATATAAAAAAGGAACGTGAACAACAGAAGTTTTTAGAAGCAAAACCAATTGTTGAAATGAAACTAAACTATATTTTCTTTGATGGAAGTCAACTTTCAAAAGATGCTATTGATGTAAAGCGAAATGAAATTTTAGAGCTATATAAAAAAGGAGCTACATCAGATGAATTAGTAGCTGAATTTACAATGGATCGTAATGTTAAACCTGGAGGTAATTTTGGCTGGATTGATGAACTAGGAGTAGAGTCAACTTTTCGTGAAGCAGTTAAAAAGCATAAAAAAGGAGATGTTTTTACTGTTGATGTTCCAGATAAAAATTGGTACTATATTGTTTTTAAATTATATGATGATATTGAAAAAGTAGCACTTCATTATTTAAAAATTCAGTATTTCTAG
- a CDS encoding nucleotidyltransferase domain-containing protein: MTIQDLKSQNLILFEVISGSKSFGLNTPTSDTDIKGVYYLPKEQFYGLQYITQISNETNDEVYYELGRFVELLLKNNPNILEILASPEDCILYKHPLMERLQLHDFLSKLCKDSFAGYAMTQIKKARGLKKKIVNPMAKERKSLLDFCAILNGYDSVPLSKWLEKNNLYQEQCGLINVPNAKGIYALFYDADKTLGYRGIIKNELSNEVSLSSIPKGEEPTGYLSCNLEGYSKYCKEYAEYWDWIEKRNEERYNTNQQHGKNYDSKNMMHTIRLLQTAEQILATGNLNIRVSNREELLAIKAGEMEYDALLQKADDLIASIEDFYNTSTLQETPDIEKIIAILVEMRKELYN; this comes from the coding sequence ATGACCATCCAAGACCTCAAATCCCAAAATCTTATTCTTTTCGAAGTCATTTCGGGCAGTAAGTCGTTTGGTTTAAATACGCCAACTTCTGATACGGATATTAAAGGCGTATATTATTTACCTAAAGAACAGTTTTATGGGTTGCAGTATATTACGCAAATCAGTAACGAAACCAATGATGAGGTGTATTATGAGTTGGGTCGTTTTGTGGAGTTGTTGCTTAAAAATAACCCAAATATTTTAGAAATTTTAGCTTCACCAGAGGATTGTATTTTATATAAACATCCCTTAATGGAGCGTTTGCAATTGCACGATTTCTTGTCAAAATTATGCAAAGATAGTTTTGCCGGTTACGCCATGACACAAATTAAAAAAGCGCGCGGTTTAAAAAAGAAAATTGTGAATCCAATGGCAAAAGAACGCAAAAGCCTGTTGGATTTTTGTGCTATTTTAAACGGTTACGATTCGGTTCCGCTGTCAAAATGGTTGGAGAAAAACAATTTGTATCAGGAGCAATGTGGTTTAATTAACGTTCCTAATGCAAAAGGAATTTATGCTTTGTTTTATGATGCTGATAAAACCTTGGGTTATCGAGGCATTATTAAAAATGAATTGTCTAATGAAGTTTCGTTGTCATCTATTCCAAAAGGAGAGGAACCCACTGGGTATTTGTCTTGCAATTTAGAAGGCTATTCTAAATATTGTAAAGAATATGCGGAATATTGGGACTGGATAGAAAAACGAAATGAGGAACGCTATAATACTAATCAGCAGCACGGTAAAAATTATGACAGTAAAAACATGATGCATACCATTCGCTTGTTACAAACTGCTGAACAAATTTTAGCAACAGGGAATTTGAATATTCGAGTTTCCAACCGTGAAGAATTATTAGCCATAAAAGCAGGCGAAATGGAATATGATGCGTTGTTACAAAAAGCAGATGATTTAATTGCTTCAATAGAAGATTTTTATAACACTTCAACATTACAAGAAACACCCGATATTGAGAAAATAATAGCTATTTTAGTAGAAATGCGTAAAGAATTATATAATTAA
- a CDS encoding radical SAM/SPASM domain-containing protein → MLKKMHGSVNIIYKKYPDQNYSVIFNKKTGYFVRAEDKGFPEPLWAKHGPELLDISITNWCDQGCSFCYRKSTTRGSHMSLSDYDFIMKQAKELDVFQVALGGGNPNQHPEFIEILETTVKYGIVPCYTTNGRGLTPEILKATKEFCGSVAISAYEPYSEFRSHLEKLFEYDIKANVHFVTDSKSIDTAISWLKNPPSFLKGINSLIFLNYKPIGRKPDLSLLLKDTEKIKEFYSLVGLNKNVLKIGFDSCSISGVVKYLDVNSNFYEGCDAGRFSAFIDENLRMMPCSFMTNNNWYGDLREVSMLDIWQNNEFFKKYRNNILNNGCTSCSFQKTCMGGCPFIEELSQCDWKDDRLGLNFKTK, encoded by the coding sequence ATGCTCAAGAAAATGCATGGTAGCGTAAATATAATATACAAGAAATATCCTGACCAAAACTACTCAGTTATATTTAATAAAAAAACTGGCTATTTTGTACGTGCTGAGGACAAAGGTTTTCCTGAACCTCTTTGGGCAAAACACGGTCCTGAACTTTTGGATATTAGTATAACTAATTGGTGTGATCAAGGCTGTAGTTTCTGTTATAGAAAATCGACTACTAGAGGGAGCCATATGAGCTTAAGTGATTATGATTTTATAATGAAACAAGCTAAAGAACTTGATGTATTTCAAGTTGCGCTAGGAGGTGGAAATCCGAATCAACATCCTGAATTTATTGAAATTTTAGAAACTACTGTTAAATATGGAATAGTTCCTTGTTATACTACAAATGGAAGAGGATTAACTCCTGAGATATTAAAAGCTACTAAAGAATTTTGTGGCTCGGTAGCTATTAGCGCCTATGAACCCTATTCTGAATTCAGAAGCCATCTTGAAAAACTATTTGAGTATGATATAAAAGCGAACGTACATTTTGTTACTGATAGTAAAAGTATTGATACTGCGATTTCTTGGTTGAAAAATCCGCCTTCTTTTCTTAAAGGAATTAATTCACTTATTTTTTTGAATTATAAGCCTATAGGTAGAAAGCCTGATTTGTCATTATTGCTAAAAGATACTGAAAAAATTAAGGAATTTTATAGTTTAGTTGGGCTTAATAAAAATGTTCTTAAAATAGGTTTTGATAGTTGTAGTATTTCTGGAGTCGTAAAATATCTTGATGTAAATTCTAATTTTTATGAAGGTTGTGATGCTGGAAGATTTTCTGCTTTTATTGATGAAAATTTAAGAATGATGCCTTGCTCATTTATGACAAATAATAATTGGTATGGAGATTTAAGAGAAGTTAGTATGTTGGATATATGGCAGAATAATGAATTTTTCAAAAAGTATAGAAATAATATTTTGAATAATGGATGTACTTCTTGTTCTTTTCAAAAAACTTGTATGGGAGGTTGTCCGTTTATCGAAGAGTTGTCTCAATGTGATTGGAAAGATGATAGGCTTGGGTTAAACTTTAAAACAAAATGA
- a CDS encoding nucleotidyltransferase domain-containing protein — MKEAILNKLKEIELQKGVEILYAVESGSRAWGFASPDSDYDIRFIYKHDLDYYLSLWEQTDVIEFMTEDDLDGSGWDLRKTIKLLAKSNAPLLEWIYSPVVYYENEAFMKQMRTLAKDCFSPVACLHHYLGTTKNFMDVCEQEEVKLKSYFYALRTALAGKWIIERNTFPPVDFMELLPIAPLNIQEKINELLNIKANQEESYLHPKETLITTFLQETVQFNKENAVGLGSGKKVKGELEEFFRSLILI; from the coding sequence ATGAAAGAAGCAATACTTAATAAACTAAAAGAAATAGAACTTCAAAAAGGAGTTGAAATACTATACGCAGTTGAATCGGGGAGTAGAGCATGGGGATTTGCTTCGCCAGATAGCGATTATGACATACGCTTTATCTACAAGCATGATTTAGATTACTATTTGTCATTATGGGAACAAACCGATGTAATTGAGTTTATGACCGAAGACGATTTGGATGGCAGTGGTTGGGATTTACGGAAAACCATAAAATTATTAGCCAAATCCAATGCACCTTTGCTAGAATGGATTTATTCACCTGTGGTGTATTATGAAAATGAAGCCTTTATGAAGCAAATGCGAACACTAGCCAAAGATTGTTTTTCGCCTGTAGCGTGTTTGCACCATTATTTGGGTACGACTAAGAATTTCATGGACGTTTGCGAGCAAGAAGAGGTAAAACTGAAAAGTTATTTTTATGCTTTACGCACAGCATTGGCTGGAAAATGGATTATAGAACGCAACACCTTTCCTCCAGTAGATTTTATGGAATTATTACCGATTGCTCCACTAAACATACAAGAAAAAATAAATGAATTACTGAACATAAAAGCCAACCAAGAAGAAAGCTACTTACACCCAAAAGAGACGTTAATCACGACTTTTTTACAGGAAACGGTGCAGTTTAACAAAGAAAATGCAGTTGGTTTAGGGAGTGGTAAGAAGGTTAAAGGGGAGTTGGAGGAGTTTTTTAGAAGTTTAATATTAATTTAA
- a CDS encoding RtcB family protein, translated as MNTAINGNDLLALGYPEGSLIGIALKCNRKRTGFTKEQMLENYAKVLEHPELYLEDKLFSGLAQAIIDKSNEKPEDFIALNENPSAFAMYGEDHIEEGARKQMEVAMQLPVTVAGALMPDAHQGYGLPIGGVLATKNAVIPYGVGVDIGCRMALSVYDIPEFFYFENEAKFKRELVAHTKFGAGYGFHGQYKSDHEVLERKDFTNSKFIKELKDKAWSQLGTSGGGNHFVEFGIIEFEKDDAVLNIPKGKYVALLTHSGSRGFGATIAGHYTKLAKENCKLPEKAKNLAYLGLDTELGQEYWMAMNLAGDYASACHEVIHNKIAKALGATVLAKVENHHNFAWKEIHNGEEVIVHRKGATPAAEGVMGIIPGSMTAPGFLVRGKGETEALHSASHGAGRQMSRTQAIKNITRNEMKAILKDHGVTLIGAGLDEAPMAYKDINQVMASQEDLVDVVAKFTPKMVRMADDGSRED; from the coding sequence ATGAATACAGCAATCAACGGAAACGATTTATTAGCATTAGGTTATCCAGAAGGAAGTTTAATTGGAATCGCTTTAAAGTGTAACCGAAAAAGAACCGGATTTACCAAAGAACAAATGTTGGAAAACTACGCAAAGGTTTTGGAACATCCAGAATTGTATTTAGAGGATAAGTTATTCAGTGGTTTGGCACAAGCAATTATAGATAAGTCAAATGAAAAACCTGAAGATTTTATTGCATTAAATGAAAATCCGTCGGCTTTTGCGATGTACGGAGAAGATCATATTGAAGAAGGTGCTCGAAAACAAATGGAAGTTGCGATGCAATTACCCGTTACGGTTGCCGGTGCATTAATGCCCGATGCGCATCAAGGTTATGGATTGCCAATTGGTGGTGTTTTGGCTACTAAAAATGCGGTTATTCCTTATGGAGTTGGTGTGGATATTGGTTGTAGAATGGCATTGTCGGTATATGATATTCCAGAGTTTTTTTATTTCGAAAATGAAGCTAAATTCAAAAGAGAATTGGTAGCGCATACTAAATTTGGTGCCGGATATGGATTTCACGGTCAATACAAATCCGATCATGAAGTTTTAGAACGAAAAGACTTTACCAATAGTAAATTCATTAAAGAGTTGAAAGATAAAGCGTGGTCGCAATTGGGAACTTCGGGTGGTGGAAATCACTTTGTGGAGTTTGGTATAATCGAATTCGAAAAAGATGATGCCGTTTTAAATATTCCTAAAGGAAAATATGTGGCTTTGTTAACACATTCGGGTTCTAGAGGTTTTGGTGCTACTATTGCCGGACATTACACCAAATTAGCCAAAGAAAACTGTAAACTTCCTGAGAAAGCAAAAAATTTGGCGTATTTAGGTTTAGATACCGAATTAGGTCAGGAATATTGGATGGCAATGAATTTAGCGGGCGATTATGCTTCAGCTTGTCATGAAGTGATTCATAACAAAATAGCCAAAGCATTAGGTGCAACTGTTTTAGCCAAAGTGGAAAACCATCATAATTTTGCATGGAAAGAAATCCATAATGGCGAAGAAGTAATTGTGCATCGAAAAGGCGCAACGCCAGCTGCTGAAGGTGTCATGGGAATTATACCAGGAAGTATGACGGCTCCAGGATTTTTAGTTCGTGGAAAAGGCGAAACCGAAGCTTTACATTCCGCATCACATGGTGCTGGACGACAAATGAGCAGAACACAAGCCATTAAAAACATTACCCGAAATGAGATGAAAGCCATTTTAAAAGATCATGGCGTAACGTTAATTGGTGCCGGTTTAGACGAAGCGCCTATGGCGTACAAAGACATCAATCAAGTTATGGCAAGCCAAGAAGATTTGGTAGATGTAGTGGCTAAATTTACGCCTAAAATGGTACGAATGGCAGATGATGGAAGTAGAGAAGATTAA
- a CDS encoding Crp/Fnr family transcriptional regulator, with amino-acid sequence MESFEHLIKSFSEIITLEENEKELFLKAFKPISIKKNDYFLQSSNVCNQIGFLSKGLVRYFVFRDNEEATLEFTKEGEFVADYESFLTKKPSLQNIQALEDCELLIIDFDSLQHLYYVSKNANYLGRVIIEHRFIIMVSQLVTLHRYSPEDRYRFFLEQYNDLNQRIPQYLIASYVGVKPQSLSRIRKRIHKSIN; translated from the coding sequence ATGGAATCATTTGAACATTTAATAAAAAGTTTTTCAGAAATAATTACACTTGAAGAAAATGAAAAAGAGTTGTTTTTAAAAGCTTTCAAACCAATAAGCATTAAGAAAAATGACTATTTTCTACAATCATCAAATGTTTGTAATCAAATAGGATTTCTGTCTAAAGGTTTAGTACGCTATTTTGTTTTCAGAGATAATGAAGAAGCAACTTTGGAATTCACAAAAGAAGGTGAATTTGTCGCCGATTATGAAAGCTTTTTAACCAAAAAACCTTCTCTACAAAACATTCAAGCATTAGAAGATTGTGAACTACTCATCATTGATTTTGATTCATTACAACATTTATATTACGTTTCTAAAAATGCAAACTATTTAGGTCGAGTTATAATTGAACATCGATTTATCATAATGGTAAGTCAATTGGTTACTTTACATCGCTATTCTCCTGAAGATCGCTATCGATTCTTTTTAGAACAATACAATGACTTAAATCAGCGCATACCACAGTATTTAATTGCTTCTTATGTAGGTGTAAAACCTCAATCTTTGAGCAGAATTAGAAAAAGAATTCACAAAAGCATTAATTAA
- a CDS encoding sterol desaturase family protein gives MTLTIIFIVFAFCFVLERLIPGWKLPDVPTWTIRVLAVNFIQLGIVILAGYSWEIWLSKISIFHLSNYVNSFWGGLIAYFIATFVFYWWHRWRHTLDFLWLHFHQIHHSPQRLEVITSFYKHPFEMTLNSIIGSLLVFTTLGLDVEAGAIYTLFTALGEFFYHTNVKTPQWVGYIFQRPEMHRIHHEYEKHSNNYGDIVWWDMLFGTYENPKEFKSTCGFDNEKEQRLFDMIKFKDVHKE, from the coding sequence ATGACATTAACAATCATTTTTATCGTATTTGCATTTTGTTTTGTTTTAGAACGTTTAATTCCTGGTTGGAAATTACCAGATGTACCTACTTGGACAATTCGTGTTTTGGCAGTAAACTTTATTCAATTAGGTATAGTAATTTTAGCAGGTTACTCTTGGGAAATCTGGTTATCAAAAATATCCATTTTTCATTTATCAAATTATGTAAACTCTTTTTGGGGAGGCTTAATTGCTTATTTTATAGCAACTTTTGTTTTTTATTGGTGGCACAGATGGAGACATACTTTGGATTTTCTTTGGTTACATTTTCACCAAATTCACCACAGCCCTCAAAGATTAGAAGTTATTACTTCATTTTACAAACATCCTTTTGAAATGACGCTAAATTCAATCATAGGAAGTTTATTGGTTTTTACAACATTAGGTTTGGATGTTGAAGCTGGAGCAATATATACTTTGTTTACAGCACTTGGAGAATTCTTCTACCATACTAATGTAAAAACACCACAATGGGTTGGTTACATTTTTCAAAGACCAGAAATGCACCGAATTCATCATGAGTATGAAAAGCACAGTAATAATTATGGCGATATTGTTTGGTGGGATATGCTTTTTGGCACCTATGAAAATCCGAAAGAATTTAAATCAACCTGCGGATTTGATAATGAGAAAGAACAACGCTTATTTGACATGATAAAATTTAAAGATGTTCATAAAGAATAA
- a CDS encoding HD domain-containing protein gives MNLENIFTALLLKIGFESNEIGVLWKGLEKAYSAKSRYYHNLTHLQEMIAAYDEYHSHLQHPDEVLFAIFYHDIIYKTTRKDNELKSAEFAVSLIQPQHELDKELVFEMILATQHHQFNIIEDINWLIDFDLKILSKSWEEYQVYCNQIRKEYKIYPDVLYKPGRKKALEHFLEHEFIYQTETFRNLYEKQARENIQREINLL, from the coding sequence ATGAATCTTGAAAATATTTTTACGGCATTACTTTTAAAGATAGGATTTGAATCCAACGAAATAGGAGTTCTTTGGAAAGGTTTGGAAAAAGCTTATTCAGCAAAATCTAGGTATTATCATAATTTGACGCATTTACAGGAAATGATTGCAGCTTATGATGAATATCATTCTCATTTGCAACATCCCGACGAAGTGTTATTCGCTATTTTTTATCATGATATTATTTATAAAACGACTCGAAAAGATAATGAACTAAAAAGTGCTGAATTTGCTGTTTCGTTAATACAACCTCAACATGAATTGGATAAAGAATTAGTTTTTGAAATGATTCTAGCAACTCAACATCATCAGTTTAACATAATTGAAGATATAAATTGGTTGATTGATTTCGATTTGAAAATTCTATCTAAAAGTTGGGAAGAATATCAAGTATATTGCAATCAAATTCGCAAAGAATATAAGATTTACCCAGATGTCTTGTACAAACCTGGACGTAAGAAAGCTTTGGAACATTTTCTGGAACATGAGTTTATTTATCAAACGGAAACTTTTAGAAATCTTTACGAAAAACAAGCACGAGAAAATATTCAGAGAGAAATTAATTTGTTGTAA
- a CDS encoding helix-turn-helix transcriptional regulator, translated as MAQNKNALIRYKTIDKCLQNQYRQWTLEDLIEACNETLYEYEGKQNPVSKRTIQLDIQMMRSEKLGYNAPIEVYDKKFYRYADEDFSITDIPLTETDINVLTETVSMLKQFKDFSLFADVSDILQRLEDKIYAEKTHSQPIIHLDKNEKLKGLHFLDSIYQAIVKKVVLMITYKSFKSTEESTFQFYPLLLKEFNNRWFLIGKRNAAQPIVNLALDRIVSIDFDFNRDFVEINFDPEEYYKNVIGVTVNTGLKPRVVQLWIDAKNAPYVITKPLHSSQRLLQTNDDGSIIINLFLIENYELERVLLGFGDSLEVLKPERLRNRMKQILERGIKRYN; from the coding sequence ATGGCACAAAATAAAAACGCATTAATTCGCTACAAAACCATTGATAAATGTTTACAGAATCAATACCGTCAATGGACATTAGAAGATTTAATTGAAGCTTGTAATGAAACATTATACGAATACGAAGGTAAGCAAAATCCAGTCAGTAAACGTACCATTCAATTAGACATACAAATGATGCGCAGTGAAAAATTGGGTTACAATGCGCCTATTGAAGTTTACGATAAAAAGTTTTATCGCTATGCCGATGAGGATTTTTCAATTACAGATATACCGCTTACCGAAACAGATATTAATGTTTTGACCGAAACGGTTTCAATGTTGAAGCAATTCAAAGACTTTTCACTTTTTGCAGATGTTTCGGATATTTTACAGCGTTTGGAGGATAAAATTTATGCAGAAAAAACACATTCGCAACCGATAATCCATTTGGATAAGAATGAAAAACTAAAAGGTTTACATTTTTTGGATAGTATTTATCAAGCTATAGTTAAAAAAGTAGTTTTAATGATTACTTATAAATCATTTAAATCAACCGAAGAAAGTACATTCCAATTTTATCCATTGTTATTAAAGGAATTTAATAATCGCTGGTTCTTAATAGGCAAACGTAATGCTGCTCAACCCATTGTGAACTTAGCATTAGATAGAATTGTTTCAATTGATTTTGATTTTAATAGAGATTTTGTTGAAATCAATTTTGATCCTGAAGAATATTATAAAAACGTAATAGGCGTTACCGTAAATACGGGTTTAAAGCCAAGAGTTGTTCAACTATGGATTGATGCTAAAAACGCACCTTATGTAATTACAAAACCCTTGCATTCAAGTCAACGGTTATTACAAACGAACGATGACGGAAGTATCATTATCAATCTTTTCTTAATTGAGAACTACGAACTGGAACGTGTTTTACTTGGTTTTGGAGACAGTTTGGAAGTCTTAAAACCAGAAAGATTAAGAAATAGAATGAAGCAAATTTTAGAAAGAGGTATAAAAAGATATAATTAA
- a CDS encoding DUF6642 family protein: MNNNHFIYCLESVDDLEFQKKSLVLNSLESLALQYGLTNVYKSCDSIEGFEESLSTLLYEDKHFKDYAIIYLVLEGSGNQIKLGNYYFTFEEIAELFEGKLKGKIVHFANTLCLDLEEETFQYFLDVTGAKVISGYGNRVPILSTILDNLYFSINEEEDSIFKIVEGLYEKQYALCFSLGFKMYY, translated from the coding sequence TTGAATAATAATCATTTTATATATTGCTTAGAATCTGTTGATGACTTAGAGTTTCAAAAGAAAAGTTTAGTATTAAATTCTTTGGAATCATTAGCACTTCAATATGGTTTAACTAATGTGTATAAATCTTGTGATAGTATTGAAGGGTTTGAAGAAAGTTTGAGCACATTGCTATATGAAGATAAGCATTTTAAAGATTATGCCATAATTTATTTGGTTCTAGAAGGAAGTGGTAATCAAATTAAATTGGGAAATTATTATTTTACTTTTGAAGAAATTGCAGAATTATTTGAGGGTAAGCTTAAGGGTAAAATAGTTCATTTTGCGAACACACTTTGTTTGGATTTAGAAGAAGAAACTTTTCAATACTTTTTGGATGTAACTGGTGCAAAAGTAATTTCTGGATATGGAAATAGAGTACCAATACTTAGTACAATTTTAGACAATTTATATTTTTCAATAAACGAAGAGGAAGATTCTATTTTTAAGATTGTAGAAGGTTTATATGAAAAACAATATGCGCTTTGTTTTAGCTTAGGATTTAAAATGTATTATTAA
- a CDS encoding YqaE/Pmp3 family membrane protein, with protein sequence MRYVVAFFFPWLSLMLQGKIVSGIICLLLQITIIGWIPAFIWAVTALNRMYADRRTNKIIRKMKKS encoded by the coding sequence ATGCGTTACGTTGTTGCTTTTTTCTTTCCATGGCTTAGTCTAATGTTACAAGGAAAAATTGTTTCTGGAATTATTTGTCTTTTACTCCAAATCACTATTATTGGTTGGATTCCTGCTTTTATTTGGGCCGTTACTGCATTAAACAGAATGTATGCTGATAGAAGAACGAATAAAATAATTAGAAAAATGAAAAAAAGTTAA
- a CDS encoding NUDIX hydrolase: MSIFKYCPNCKSENIEFPNNVRFICNDCNFTYYHNIAAAVAIVFTFEDNVLFTVRNVDPDKGKWDLPGGFIDPGENAEEAACREINEELGIEVKPNDLKYITTSPNNYLYKNVPYRTMDIFYECPLQTNVISINAEDEIQDLIWVKRLEIDINQIGFVSIRKVMEENYKTKI, translated from the coding sequence ATGTCCATTTTTAAATACTGTCCCAATTGTAAATCTGAAAATATTGAATTTCCCAATAATGTTCGTTTCATTTGTAATGATTGTAATTTTACCTATTACCATAATATAGCAGCGGCGGTTGCCATTGTTTTTACTTTTGAAGATAATGTTTTGTTTACGGTTCGTAATGTTGATCCTGATAAAGGAAAATGGGATTTACCAGGCGGATTTATTGATCCAGGTGAAAATGCTGAAGAAGCAGCATGTAGAGAAATAAATGAAGAACTAGGAATTGAAGTAAAACCAAATGATTTAAAATATATAACGACTTCACCAAATAATTATTTGTACAAAAATGTTCCGTATCGAACAATGGATATTTTTTATGAGTGTCCGTTACAAACAAATGTAATCAGCATAAATGCAGAAGACGAAATTCAAGATTTAATTTGGGTAAAACGTTTAGAAATTGATATAAATCAAATAGGATTTGTTTCCATTAGAAAAGTTATGGAAGAAAATTATAAAACGAAAATTTAA
- a CDS encoding GMP reductase translates to MRIESDLKLGFKDVMFRPKRSTLKSRSQVSLEREYKFLHSPFKWKGVPIMAANMDTVGTFQAALALAEKQLFTAIHKHYSIEEWNTFMKSAPKDIINYIAVSTGTGKEDVDKVQTIFKENPTLQFLCIDVANGYSEHFVHFVKKMRTLLPEKVIIAGNVVTGEMVEELLLSGADIVKVGIGPGSVCTTRVKTGVGYPQLSAIIECADAAHGLGGHIISDGGCSVPGDVAKAFGAGADFVMLGGMLAGHDESGGELVERNGQMYKLFYGMSSDTAMNKHAGGVAEYRASEGKTVEVPYRGPIEDTVLDILGGLRSTCTYVGAAQLRELSKRTTFIRVTEQENRVFTK, encoded by the coding sequence ATGAGAATTGAAAGTGATTTAAAATTAGGTTTCAAAGATGTTATGTTTCGGCCAAAGCGTTCTACATTAAAAAGTCGTTCTCAAGTTAGTTTAGAACGTGAATACAAGTTTTTGCATAGTCCGTTTAAGTGGAAAGGCGTTCCTATTATGGCGGCCAACATGGATACGGTTGGAACTTTTCAAGCAGCTTTAGCTTTAGCAGAAAAACAACTTTTTACAGCCATTCACAAACATTATTCGATTGAAGAATGGAATACTTTCATGAAAAGTGCTCCAAAAGATATTATCAATTATATAGCGGTTAGTACAGGAACAGGAAAAGAAGATGTTGATAAAGTTCAAACCATATTTAAAGAAAACCCAACTTTACAATTTTTGTGTATTGATGTTGCCAATGGTTATTCAGAGCATTTTGTGCATTTTGTAAAGAAAATGCGTACTCTTTTGCCTGAAAAAGTTATCATAGCAGGAAATGTAGTTACTGGTGAAATGGTAGAAGAATTATTACTTTCTGGAGCCGATATTGTAAAAGTAGGAATCGGACCAGGTTCAGTTTGTACTACTCGAGTTAAAACGGGTGTTGGTTATCCACAATTATCAGCAATTATAGAATGTGCTGATGCTGCTCATGGTTTAGGCGGACATATTATTAGTGATGGCGGTTGTAGTGTTCCTGGTGATGTTGCAAAAGCATTTGGTGCTGGTGCCGATTTTGTAATGCTAGGAGGAATGCTTGCAGGTCATGATGAAAGTGGAGGAGAATTGGTGGAAAGAAATGGTCAAATGTACAAGCTATTTTATGGAATGAGTTCGGATACTGCGATGAATAAACATGCAGGTGGTGTTGCTGAATATAGAGCGAGTGAAGGAAAAACAGTTGAAGTTCCTTATCGCGGACCAATTGAAGATACTGTTTTAGATATTTTAGGAGGATTACGAAGTACTTGCACTTATGTTGGTGCGGCTCAATTAAGAGAATTATCAAAACGTACCACTTTTATTAGAGTTACCGAACAAGAAAATAGAGTTTTTACGAAGTAA